The following are encoded together in the Vigna unguiculata cultivar IT97K-499-35 chromosome 2, ASM411807v1, whole genome shotgun sequence genome:
- the LOC114174055 gene encoding uncharacterized protein LOC114174055 codes for MVESPPKFKFTFIFFIIFSLSLGLVSFSLCVVSEIKRHKKEDLRWNGKLCHLPSSPAFGLGIASLVCLALVQSIGNSILFKNCCSAGKRNARFKIPIVARILLLISWLGFGIAVVLLIAATSMSKRQAYGEGWLNGECYLVKKGTYAGLAILILVTVGSLIGSGLLTMKTNKADQGHKIHAQTGETRE; via the exons ATGGTGGAAAGTCCTcctaaattcaaattcacattcatcttcttcatcatcttctccCTCTCTCTTGGCTTAGTTTCCTTCTCCTTGTGCGTAGTCTCTGAGATTAAGAGACACAAG AAGGAGGATCTCAGATGGAATGGGAAACTGTGTCATTTACCGTCAAGTCCAGCATTTGGATTGGGTATTGCATCATTGGTTTGTTTGGCTTTGGTGCAGAGCATTGGGAATTCTATATTGTTCAAGAATTGCTGTTCGGCAGGGAAAAGAAACGCACGGTTTAAGATACCTATCGTTGCAAGGATTCTGCTTTTGATCTCCTG GCTAGGGTTTGGAATTGCAGTTGTTTTATTAATTGCTGCCACAAGCATGAGCAAAAGGCAAGCATATGGGGAAGGGTGGTTGAATGGTGAATGCTACCTTGTTAAAAAAGGGACATATGCTGGTTTAGCCATATTGATTTTAGTTACAGTAGGATCATTAATTGGTTCAGGTTTGTTAACAATGAAGACGAATAAGGCAGATCAGGGTCACAAAATACACGCACAAACGGGTGAAACTAGGGAGTAA
- the LOC114171326 gene encoding decapping 5-like protein, whose product MASEFGANGPSTPPSNSAESFIGCFISLISKCEIRYEGVLYLLNVQDSTIGLKNVKSYGTEGRRKDATQVPPSDKVYEYILFRGSDIKNLQIKSPSTSSKSEEQVLSDPAIIQSQYSGSPGSPAASVGGRNLTESIQRQDTPEISSKPFPVGLPSYQSVTELGPSNSSAATKVASHPSFSSAMSWQGPSDLSSSGSHSLLQSSSLYSPPIAASVVVQNQIKNAEPQLPTKGGWTGFPERGLPISSATSSSLVNLTHSNSLTSLKNSDSLDVPSLLIPVPYSASMAFDGSNMPQFSSPYQDICPDPRAIHPRHSAPSFVDSTSGLLPTTPSLLTPDQFANPREQLLSTTHNLNPNQKGMGSLTQTSFGSSALMPFPASQAPLLPLPTSVQKPQYTAPQFTEEFDFEAMNEKFRKDEVWGSLGNATTIEGVQDNTSLNLGNREYHGMVPNHKSAYKKDDFFDTISCNSLTRGSRNGQNRFSERMKQDTETFGNFQQRHNFSYGAGRGENFRGSYNWGGRGYGYGGRGRGPNFPL is encoded by the exons ATGGCGAGTGAATTTGGCGCCAACGGTCCTTCAACTCCTCCGTCCAATTCCGCGGAGTCCTTCATTGGCTGCTTCATAAGCTTGATTTCGAAGTGCGAGATTCGCTACGAGGGCGTTCTCTATCTCCTTAACGTCCAGGATTCCACCATCGGCTTGAAGAACG TTAAATCTTATGGAACGGAGGGGAGAAGAAAAGATGCAACACAAGTTCCTCCAAGTGATAAGGTTTATGAATACATTCTTTTCCGTGGAAGTGACATTAAG AATTTGCAGATCAAGTCACCCTCCACATCTTCTAAATCAGAAGAGCAGGTTCTTAGTGATCCAGCTATTATTCAG TCACAATATTCTGGGTCCCCAGGTTCCCCTGCGGCCTCAGTCGGAGGTAGAAATTTGACAGAATCAATTCAAAGGCAAGATACCCCTGAGATATCTAGTAAACCCTTTCCTGTTGGGTTGCCTTCTTATCAGTCGGTAACTGAACTGGGACCTTCAAATTCATCTGCTGCTACTAAAGTTGCCAGTCATCCATCTTTTTCTTCAGCAATGAGTTGGCAAGGGCCTAGTGATTTATCTAGCAGTGGTTCTCATTCTCTGCTACAATCTAGTTCCCTTTACTCCCCACCGATTGCAGCATCTGTAGTTGTGCAGAATCAGATTAAAAATGCAGAACCTCAGTTACCTACAAAGGGGGGATGGACAGGTTTTCCAGAGCGTGGTCTACCTATATCTTCTGCAACGTCTTCTTCTCTTGTTAATCTGACTCATTCGAATTCTCTTACCTCTTTAAAAAATTCTGATTCTCTTGATGTTCCATCCCTTTTGATACCCGTGCCATATTCTGCATCCATGGCTTTTGATGGATCAAACATGCCTCAGTTTTCTTCCCCTTATCAAGACATTTGTCCTGACCCGAGGGCAATTCATCCTCGACATTCTGCTCCTTCATTTGTAGATTCTACTTCAGGTCTCTTGCCAACAACACCATCTTTGTTAACACCAGATCAATTTGCGAATCCTAGAGAACAGTTATTATCTACTACACATAATTTGAACCCTAATCAAAAGGGTATGGGTTCTCTGACTCAAACATCCTTTGGTTCCTCTGCATTGATGCCATTTCCAGCATCTCAAGCACCGCTGCTTCCACTACCTACTTCAGTGCAAAAG CCTCAATACACAGCTCCACAATTCACTGAAGAGTTTGATTTTGAGGCCATGAATGAAAAGTTCAGAAAAGATGAAGTATGGGGCTCTCTTGGAAATGCAACCACAATAGAGGGAGTACAGGATAATACTTCTCTCAATCTGGGTAACAGGGAATATCATGGGATGGTACCAAACCATAAG TCAGCATACAAGAAAGATGACTTTTTTGACACAATTTCCTGTAACTCTTTGACCCGTGGATCAAGGAACGGACAAAATCGTTTCTCCGAGAGAATGAAACAGGATACAGAG ACATTTGGCAATTTCCAGCAGAGGCATAATTTTAGTTATGGCGCTGGACGGGGTGAGAATTTCAGGGGCTCATATAATTGGGGAGGAAGGGGTTATGGCTATGGTGGGAGAGGGCGTGGTCCAAACTTTCCTCTCTAG